In Aquiflexum balticum DSM 16537, a single genomic region encodes these proteins:
- a CDS encoding RidA family protein — MKSEKPEYFSLRPEVEKAYGYSHAVRIGNSIKVSGAVSMDDEGGPTAVGDFLQQMKNCYSDLEKVLAHYGCTFDDVVVENVFTTDMPAFLEHAEYRNSIYTQHFPTGTWLEVKGLALPEFLIEIELEVHKA, encoded by the coding sequence ATGAAATCAGAAAAACCAGAGTACTTCTCCCTTAGACCCGAAGTAGAAAAAGCCTACGGCTATTCCCATGCCGTTAGGATTGGCAACAGTATCAAAGTTTCCGGCGCTGTCAGCATGGATGATGAAGGCGGGCCAACTGCGGTGGGCGATTTTCTCCAGCAGATGAAGAACTGCTATTCGGATCTGGAAAAGGTATTGGCACACTATGGCTGCACCTTTGACGATGTGGTGGTGGAAAATGTATTTACCACGGATATGCCAGCATTTTTAGAACATGCCGAATACCGCAATTCCATCTATACTCAGCATTTTCCTACAGGAACCTGGTTGGAAGTCAAAGGCTTGGCTTTGCCTGAATTCTTGATTGAAATCGAATTGGAAGTGCACAAAGCATAA
- a CDS encoding nuclear transport factor 2 family protein: MKTHEDDLKNATQNRAVIDGLYKAFAKGEIPAVLGAMDPNIVWNEAEGNAYADGNPYIGPEAVLNGVFGRIMQEHEYFNLVDIELHEMFNDKVLATLRYDAKSKNGKSYNAQVAHFWTLKDGKVAAFQQYVDTKKLNDALN; encoded by the coding sequence ATGAAAACACATGAAGATGATTTAAAAAATGCCACCCAAAACAGGGCTGTCATAGATGGGCTTTACAAAGCTTTTGCTAAAGGTGAGATTCCAGCAGTACTGGGTGCTATGGATCCAAACATAGTCTGGAATGAAGCCGAAGGCAATGCCTATGCAGATGGTAATCCCTACATAGGGCCTGAAGCTGTCTTGAATGGTGTTTTTGGCCGGATAATGCAGGAACATGAATATTTTAATTTGGTAGATATCGAGCTGCACGAGATGTTCAACGATAAAGTGTTGGCCACTTTGCGCTATGATGCCAAATCCAAGAACGGAAAAAGTTATAATGCCCAAGTAGCCCATTTCTGGACATTGAAAGACGGGAAAGTAGCTGCTTTTCAGCAGTATGTGGATACCAAAAAATTAAATGATGCTTTGAATTAG
- a CDS encoding DUF3500 domain-containing protein, whose protein sequence is MRKIVVVSLLAVAAIVMASGLLPDKPAVDFLKSLTQSQKDKTQMPFNDDSRMRWHYIPSSMFPRAGIQLNELDPNQKSKLEELLKAFLSETGYNKTMKIIDLENILLEISGDSIMRNPENYSVAFYGNPEKDSLWAFSFEGHHVSLNFTIQNEKVEIAPRFLGANPARIPSGPREGERTLQKEEDLGFELINSLSEEQRKIAIFQQEPFFDIVTGKSPEVEPLSPVGIVYGQLSRNQQLIFLKLLDEYLSTMPAEQAEKRMNSIKDEEINEVRFGWAGATVLGEGHYYRIQGKSFLIEFDNVQDKANHIHTVWRDFDGDFGRDLIKEHYKNSDHHKHDK, encoded by the coding sequence ATGAGGAAAATTGTTGTTGTTAGCCTTTTGGCTGTTGCAGCTATAGTTATGGCATCCGGCCTGTTGCCTGATAAACCTGCTGTTGATTTTTTGAAATCTCTGACTCAGTCTCAAAAGGACAAAACGCAGATGCCCTTCAATGACGATTCTAGAATGCGCTGGCATTATATACCTAGTTCAATGTTTCCTAGAGCAGGAATTCAGCTGAACGAACTTGATCCCAATCAGAAGTCCAAATTGGAGGAACTCCTCAAGGCTTTTCTCTCAGAAACGGGATATAATAAAACGATGAAAATCATCGATTTGGAAAATATCCTTTTGGAAATCAGTGGCGATTCCATCATGAGAAATCCTGAAAATTATTCGGTAGCATTTTATGGAAATCCTGAAAAAGACAGCTTATGGGCTTTCTCTTTCGAAGGCCATCATGTTTCCCTGAATTTTACAATCCAAAACGAAAAAGTTGAAATTGCTCCCCGATTTTTAGGAGCGAATCCAGCAAGAATTCCTTCCGGACCCAGAGAAGGTGAGCGCACGCTTCAAAAGGAAGAAGACCTGGGTTTTGAATTGATAAACTCATTATCAGAAGAACAAAGGAAAATAGCAATATTTCAGCAGGAACCATTTTTTGATATTGTTACAGGGAAATCGCCAGAAGTCGAACCTTTAAGCCCCGTAGGAATTGTGTATGGTCAGCTAAGCAGGAATCAGCAACTTATTTTTTTAAAACTTCTTGATGAATATCTATCCACCATGCCGGCCGAGCAGGCCGAAAAGAGAATGAATAGCATTAAAGATGAAGAAATTAATGAGGTAAGATTTGGATGGGCCGGAGCAACTGTCCTAGGTGAAGGTCACTATTACCGGATTCAAGGGAAATCGTTTTTGATTGAGTTTGATAATGTCCAGGATAAAGCCAATCACATTCATACTGTATGGAGAGATTTTGACGGAGATTTCGGTAGGGATCTAATTAAAGAGCATTATAAGAATTCGGATCATCATAAACATGATAAATAA
- a CDS encoding DUF2306 domain-containing protein, translated as MAKNITLVPDTPKSWLILLAWAFLILFAGKFVINDALPYFGFDEEVYGRFWIMKWPLIGHISGGLIALTLGPFQFWTAFRNKYIKVHRVMGLTYLTAIFIGTISSVNMALTTGIAVHWTWALSLIVLALAWISTTGMAFRFILLRRIQMHKEWMVRSYVVTFAFVLFRWLNSTPVFVEMGNFIERGPTMIWVSWVIPLFVTELILQWNKK; from the coding sequence ATGGCAAAAAACATCACCCTTGTTCCCGATACACCAAAATCCTGGCTGATTCTATTGGCTTGGGCTTTCCTTATCCTCTTCGCAGGAAAGTTTGTCATCAATGATGCCCTTCCCTATTTCGGGTTTGATGAGGAGGTTTATGGCAGGTTTTGGATCATGAAATGGCCACTGATCGGTCATATTTCAGGGGGCCTGATTGCTTTGACTCTTGGTCCTTTTCAGTTTTGGACTGCTTTTAGGAACAAGTATATCAAAGTCCACCGGGTGATGGGCTTGACTTACCTGACTGCCATCTTTATTGGGACTATCAGTTCGGTTAACATGGCACTAACAACCGGGATAGCTGTACATTGGACCTGGGCGCTCTCATTAATTGTGTTGGCTTTGGCTTGGATATCCACCACAGGCATGGCATTCCGATTTATACTGCTGCGGCGGATTCAAATGCACAAGGAATGGATGGTCAGAAGCTATGTAGTCACTTTTGCTTTTGTATTATTCCGCTGGCTGAACAGCACCCCTGTTTTTGTGGAAATGGGAAACTTTATCGAAAGAGGTCCGACCATGATCTGGGTTTCCTGGGTCATTCCGCTTTTTGTTACTGAGCTGATTCTTCAGTGGAATAAGAAATAA